In Actinoplanes octamycinicus, the genomic window CGCAGATCAGCCAGGAGCCGGCGACCGACTTGTAGCCGTCGCCGTGCATGTTGACGACCACGTACAGGCCCTGGTTGTAGGCGTAGTTGACCACCTCCTGGATCCGGGTCAGCCAGGCGGCGTCGACCGTGTAGTCCGGGCCGGCCCCGATTTTGCCCAGATAGGAGACCGGGATGCGGATCGTCTTGAAGCCCGCCGCCTTCACCCGGTTGATCAGGGTCTGGGTGATGACCGGGTTGCCCCACGCCGTCTCGCTGGGGATGCCGTTGTTGCTCGCCTCCAACTGGTTGCCGAGGTTCCATCCGGCGCCCATGTCGGCGACCAGCTGAGGAGCGGTCAGCTGTGCGGTGACGTCGGCCGATGCCGAGGTCACGCCGTACACGGCGCCAGCCAGGGCCAGACCGGCGGCGGCGCACGCCAGCCCGGCCCTCCTTGCCATCGAACTCATAACGGGGTTCCTCTCGTGCGGTCCGCGGCGCGGGACCGGCGGTGAACTCCGGTTCGCGCCCGCCGAGAAGTGTCGGATGGGAACGCTCCCACGTCAATCGAATCGCTTCGATAATTCTGGGGCCGCGCATTGGGGAGCGGTCGGCGCCTCGCGGAGGCGGGCTGGTGCTTCGCGCAGGCGGGCCGGTGCTTTGAGGGCGGCCGGCGCGGTTGGTCAGAGGCCGGCGGCGAACCGGGACACCAGCCGGTCGCGGATCTCCCGCTCGGCCCTGTCACCGGTCGGCAGCCACGGGCAGGCCACGTGGATCGCCACGACCCGCCCGGTCGCCACCAGCCGGGCGCACGCGTCCAGGACGGCCTCCGTGGACGGCCCGCCCGGGACCGGGTAGCGCAGGCCGGGCAGCTCCCCCGCGTCGATCACGTCGGCGTCGACATGGATGACCAGGTCACCCGCCGGGACCGTGTCCGTGTCCACTTCGGCCACCGGGATCCGGCGGGTGGCGCTGCCGGCCAGATACTCCGCCTCGGCCGGGTCCAGGTCGCGGGCGTCGGCCAGGACGGCCCGCTCCGGAGCGACCGGCCGCAGCCCGAACGCGTCGGCGTAGCGCTCCGGGTGGGCGCCGGTCAGCACCCGCAGCGACATCCCGCCCAGGTAGCCGGAGGTGCTGGTCTCCAGGGTGTGGACGTCGCCGTGCGCGTCGAACCAGACGACGCCCGGGTCCCGGCCGGCCCGCTGCGCGCCGGCGACGGTTCCGCCCGCGAGCAGGCAGTCCCCGGAGAACACCACCGGAACCCGGCCGCCGCGGACCGCCGCCGCCACCGGCTCGGCGATCGCGGCGCAGGTGACGGCAGCCTGCTGCCAGAGGTCCGCGCCGGCGGGGAACTCCGCGGTGACGGTGACGTCGGCGTGCACCGGGATCTCGGCGTCGGCCAGCCGCTCGCCTTGGTGGTAGGGCGCGAGGATCGTCGTCATGCGACCCAGCTAAGCAGAGGACGCCACGGCCGGCTGCCCCGTCGGCGCCGGCAACCGGCCTTTGTGTACGACGGCCTCGCGGCCGCG contains:
- a CDS encoding arginase family protein; translation: MTTILAPYHQGERLADAEIPVHADVTVTAEFPAGADLWQQAAVTCAAIAEPVAAAVRGGRVPVVFSGDCLLAGGTVAGAQRAGRDPGVVWFDAHGDVHTLETSTSGYLGGMSLRVLTGAHPERYADAFGLRPVAPERAVLADARDLDPAEAEYLAGSATRRIPVAEVDTDTVPAGDLVIHVDADVIDAGELPGLRYPVPGGPSTEAVLDACARLVATGRVVAIHVACPWLPTGDRAEREIRDRLVSRFAAGL